GGACACGTGGTGATGGACACGTGGTGATGGACGCGTGGTGATGGACGCGTGGTGATGGACGCGTGGTGATGGAAGCGTGGTGATGGACATGCATTGAGGAGCATGCAGTGAGAAGCACAGCATGGCTGTGGCTCGCACCTGCGAACTGCCGTTCGGCTGTGCCGCGGCTGCCAAACTTGGTGACCAGTTTGCCATTGGACTGGAAGATGAAGACACAGCAGGCCTTGTTGTCCACCACGATGATGTGCCCGTTGCGATCCACTGCAACGCCCTTGGGGCCCATCAGCCGCCCGGCACCCAGCTTGGTCTGGGATGGGAACAGGGCCAGGAGTCAGGGTCGGTGCGGAGCCGtgtccccactgctgctgcGTCCCCCCCTCACCTCACCTTGAACTTGCCCTCGGGGGAGAAGATGCTGACCCAGCGGTTGTCGTAGTCGGCGATGATGATGTCCCCGTTCATGTCGACAGTGACACCGGTGGGGCGCTGGAGCTGACCGGGGGAGCGGCCCCGCACCCCGAAGCGCAGCCGGAACTGACCCtcgttggaaaacaccttttgGGGGTCCCCAGGGGGAGGGTTAAGTGGGTCAGAGACACATGGTGGGGCCGGGGCCGTAGCGGGTCTTACCTGCACACACTGGTTATTGCTGTCAGCCACCACGATGCGGCCACTGGAGGAAGTGGAGATGCCCTGGAGGTTGGTGAACTCGCCCTTCTCCCGGCCTCGGCTTCCTGCAGGCGGGGGGAGCCATGGGGGTCAATGGGCATCAGTAGGCGCATAGGGGTTCAAGGAAGGTCAAGGGGAGTCAAGGGGGTTGAGGGGGATCAATGGGGGGCAGTGGGCATCAATAGGTATCAAGAAGGGTCAAGAGGAGTCAATAGAGATCAGGAGAGGTCAATGGGATCAATAGGGTTCAATGGGCATCAACTGAGGTAAAGGGAGGTCAAGGAAGGttaatgggagtcaatggggtcATGGGGCTTAATGGGAGGTCTATGGGAGGTCAAGGGTGGTCAGAAGGGGTCAACGGGGCATCAATGGGGGCCAACAGAGATCAAGAGAGGTCAGTGGGTGTCAGTGAGCATCAATGGAAGTCAATAGAGGTCAAGGAGGGTCAATGGGGGGTCAAGGGAGGTCAAGGAGGGTCAGTGGGGGTCAAGGGAGGTCAAGGAGGGTCAGTGGGGGTCAACAGAGATCAAGAGAGGTCAACAGGCATCAATAGGGGCCAACGGGCATCAGTGGGTGTCAGTGGGGGTCAATGGCTATTAATAGCTGTCAATAGTTGTCAATGGGGTCAACAGgaggtcaatgggggtcaatagGTGTCCAGGGGAGGTCAAAGGCAGTCAGTGGAGGTCAATGTCAGTCCATGCTGTTCAGCGGGTGCCAATGTCAGTCACTGTTGGCCAATGTCAGTCACTGTTGGCCAATGTCAGTCACTGTTGGTCAATGTCAGTCACTGTTGGCCAATGTCAGTCACTGTTGGCCAATGTCAGTCACTGTTGGCCAGTGTCAGTCACTGTTGGCCAGTGTCAGTCACTGTTGGTCAATGTCAGTCACTGTTGGCCAGTGTCAGTCACTGTTGGTCAATGTCAGTCACTGTTGGCCAATGTCAGTCACTGTTGGCCAATGTCAGTCACTGTTGGCCAATGTCAGTCACTGTTGGCCAATGTCGGTCATGGGGCCCCGCTGGCGCTCACCCACACGGAAGATGAGCTCGTCCTCGATGGGGTTCTCCTTCTTCTTGCCGGTGCTGTACATGCTGGAGGGCCTGCGCACAGCCTTCTGCCGGATGTGCCCCCCGCTGCTGGGAGACTTCACACGGCGCTTGACATCGTCGGGCGAGGGCGGCACGTCGGAGGCTTTGACAGCGCGGGCGCGGAAGGGGCTGCCGCGGATGGGCTGCCCATAGAGCAGGATGGAGAGCAGGAAGTCGCCCTCGGCGCGCGGCGTGTACAGCAGCTCGTAGGTGCCGTTCTTGTTGTCCTGCACCTCGGCCTCGGCCGCGGCCCCGTCTGGTGCGGTCACCTGGAAGCGGAGCCGGGCGCTGCCGCTGCGCACCAGCTCGCCATCCTTGTCCTTGGTGGTGACGCTGAGTGAGGCGGGCTGCCCCACCACGGCGTGCCGCAGCCCCTCGCCCGTGGCCACCGTGTGGTGCGCGGTGGCGCTGGTGGTGACCAGCGCGCCCAGGTTGAGGATGGACTTGCGCAGCCCGTCCGTCTCCACCAGGTAGTCGAGCTGCGCGTTCTGCTGCGGGTGCTCGGGGAAGTCGCGCGCCGCCAGGTCCCGCAGCCGCTCGCTCATCTGCttctgcaccagcagcacctcGGGGGCCGTGCCGTGGCGCAGCGCCTGCTCCGTGAACGCGCAGCTGCTCAGGATGCTCTCCTGGCCCCGGCGCAGCGCCTCCAGCTGCG
This Lathamus discolor isolate bLatDis1 chromosome 4, bLatDis1.hap1, whole genome shotgun sequence DNA region includes the following protein-coding sequences:
- the TRIM3 gene encoding tripartite motif-containing protein 3, encoding MATREAGASPVVRQIDQQFLVCSICLDRYRNPKVLPCLHTFCERCLQNYIPAQSLSLSCPVCRQTSILPERGVPALQNNFFITNLMEVLQRDPDSAAPGPAPGSGPLGTGPAPPLCCPNHHGEVMEFYCEPCETAVCRECTEGEHREHGTAPLRDAVEHHKAALQRQLDAVRSRLPQLAAAAALVSDISQQLLQRRDEAAAEIGGTFEELEAALRQRRGLLLRDLEAACGAKHRVLQAQLEALRRGQESILSSCAFTEQALRHGTAPEVLLVQKQMSERLRDLAARDFPEHPQQNAQLDYLVETDGLRKSILNLGALVTTSATAHHTVATGEGLRHAVVGQPASLSVTTKDKDGELVRSGSARLRFQVTAPDGAAAEAEVQDNKNGTYELLYTPRAEGDFLLSILLYGQPIRGSPFRARAVKASDVPPSPDDVKRRVKSPSSGGHIRQKAVRRPSSMYSTGKKKENPIEDELIFRVGSRGREKGEFTNLQGISTSSSGRIVVADSNNQCVQVFSNEGQFRLRFGVRGRSPGQLQRPTGVTVDMNGDIIIADYDNRWVSIFSPEGKFKTKLGAGRLMGPKGVAVDRNGHIIVVDNKACCVFIFQSNGKLVTKFGSRGTAERQFAGPHFVAVNNKNEIVVTDFHNHSVKVYSADGEFLFKFGSHGEGNGQFNAPTGVAVDANGNIIVADWGNSRIQVFDSSGSFLSYINTAADPLYGPQGLALTSDGHVVVADSGNHCFKAYRYLQ